TAGAGCGCGTTTCCGCTTACGCCAACAACAACCTTGACAACATTAGGATTGGTGTAGTCTTCGTCGCGTGTGATCGGGACTGCGACTGTTGCCATTGGAGCATCTGAGCTTGTCAACGCATCGACTGCACTGATCGGTATCTCTGGTTCCAGTTCCGGCTCATCGCCTTGTACGTTAATTATGATTGCATCGTGCGGGAGACCAAGCAGATCGCACGCCTGCGCGATGCGCGATGTGCCGTTGGGATGTGATGTGTCAGTCATAATCGCCTGCGCGCCGGCGATGGCAGCAGCATCTGCAACCTGCTCGTTGTCTGTTGCGACAGCAAGCACATCGACGTTTGGAACTCGCCTCGCCGACTCGATCACATGCGCAAGAAGCGGCTTGCCCGTATCGGATGCGAGCACCTTCGCAGGGAACCGCGTAGAGCCGAGACGAGCGGGAATGATGACCGCGCGCATCATCAGGCTGCTCGGAGATCCTTGATGAGTGCTTTGATCACGTTGCGGCGCTCGCGGATATCTCGATAGTCAAACTGCTGGAGTGCGATAGATGAGGCTATTTTGTCTGCACGTTCTGCAACATTCACATCGCGCGTATCGGACGCCTTCTTCTGGAGTGCGATGAGCAGGTTGTACCTGATCTCCGTGCTCAGTTCGTCTGTTGTGGATTTGTGGTTTTCGTTTGCCTCCTCGAAAGCCTGGATCGCCTCGTCCAGCCAGTCAATCTCGAAGAAACAGCGTCCAAGCAGCATCATTGATGAGATGCGCACCTTGGGATCCCGCTGTGAAGCCTGGAACAGTGGGATTGCATCGTTCCATTGGCTGAGTTCGACATAGCGTTTGCCGAGCTCGTATTTGAGTGTGAGATCAGATGAGTACGCTTCGACGCGAAGCTGGAACTCCTCGGCCTCCATCTCGACATATTTCCGCTGGGCCTTGGCGTAGTAGAGCTTTTCCTGATCCGATGCGTTTGGCGCTTCGGCTGCGGTTCTGTAGTCGCTGAGCTTGCGACGGGCACGCTTGAGCTTGAGATCTCCTGCCATCTGGCGGAACCGGAACTCCTTTGATTGTTCGTACGCGCGCGATAGCACACGGAATGCGTTTGCCTCGTCCTCTTCGGTGCCTCGCTCAATGAGGCGCTTGGCGTAGTTTGTTGCGGCTGGAAGGTCGTCGGGGTTTTCCTGGTACTTGCTCGCGGTCATGCCGACAAGACGATCAAGTGAGTCTTCGGTCTTGGTGAGCTTGTCGGCTTCTTCCATTGCACGCTGTTCATCCAGATTCCGGATGTTTTTGCGGAATCCACCCTCCTTGTCGGAGTCTTCGTACCCGCCGCTGGACATTGCAGCCTGCGCCGCCAGATTGCGCATGTCATTCTGGAGCGAGGAATCGTTCGGATCGAGTTGTGCAGCGAGTCCGAGTGTTTCCACTGCCTTGTCGTATGCACCAACACGACCAAAGCTGGCTACAAGTGTTTTCAATCGCGACACGCTCGGGCGTTTGTCCCGTATGACGGCATTGACCGCACGCTCACCGAGCCAGTACGTTGTTTCGGGGAGTCCGAGCTTTGATGAGAGATCTGTGGCCCTGACGGCTGAGCTGGCGCTCTCAGGTTTGATGCCCCATTGGAGCAGGGCAAGTGTGAACTTGTTGGTTGGCCCCTTGCCATCAAGGACTTTGGTCGTTTCTTTGCTGACACCCTTCTTGCCGGAACGCAGAAACGCTGCCGCAGCCTTGAAGAATGATTCCAAGGCATTCATATCACTTGGATCGAATGACATCCCGCGTAACCAGAGCTGCATTGCATACTCGTAGTTGCCCGCTTCATGGCTGGTCTTTGCGTGTTCAAAGAACCGTGCTGCTTTGTCAGGCTCTGACTGGACGGGTGTGATCGGGCCGTCGTCTACCTCAGCCTCATCCCCGACATCCTGTGCTTCTGCATTCGTCAGCTTCGATGTGTCTGCTTCCGATGCTTCGCCGGTCTTTTTCTTGAACAATGCCAACCACTACCTCCTTCGCGGTGTGTTGTAGCCTCTCGATGTACTGCCTTGGCCCTGCTTGCAACGGATGGGCCTATGGGTCGGGGGTGGATTCTAAGCGGTCCGACAGCCCGTCGTTGGCTGTGGAACCTGATTTTACAGCCGCCCTCGCTATCATCGGCTGTGATAGCTGACCCCTCAACTCTTCTGCTTCGCCTGTTTCCGGACCCCTGTCTTCGGCAGAAGGCGGTTGCTGTCACGGAGTTCGACGCAAATCTTGCTGCGGTTGCAGATCGGATGATCGAAATGATGTTTGAGCAGCGGGGCATCGGGCTTGCTGCTCCCCAGGTTGGGCTCGGTATACGGATGTTTGTTGCCCATGTTCCTGAGGATCCTGAGGACGAGGACAGACTGGTATCAACCGATCCACCCGGTGCGACGGCCAAGCCCGTGGTGTTTGTGAACCCTCAGATCGAACACATGAGAGTGCCTGTGGTTCCCTATGAGGAGGGATGTTTGAGCTTGCCTGAGATCAGGGGGGATGTGCTCCGACCCGAACTGATCCGTGTGAGAGCGCAGGATGTTTCAGGTGAGCCATTTGAAATGGGAGCGATGGGGTTACTCGCGCGCTGTATCCAACATGAAACAGATCATCTGGATGGCGTGCTGATTATCGACAAGTTCACACAACTCTCCCGGCTGAAGAACAGGTCAGCAATCAAGTCACTTAAGCGTGCAGCAGGGGAGTGGTGATGGCAGACGCAGAGCGGAGTCGTCGATTGCGCGTGGTGTTCTTTGGTTCTGGTGCGTTCGGTCTTCCGACACTGGAGATGCTGCGAGACAATCATGACCTGTCGCTTGTCGTATCGCAGCCAGCAAGGCCAGCCGGCCGAGGCAAGAAACTGACATCCACGCCTGTAGCTCAATGGATTGTTGAGAATGCCTCGGATACGCCCGTTGTGACACCGGAATTGATCAGTACAAAGAACGCTGTGGAAGATGTTCTCGCGCAAGGGGCGGATGTCATCGTTGTGATCGCGTACGGACAGAAGATTCCGGCGAGCATCTACGAGAGCAGTCCGTGCATCAATCTGCACGGTTCGGT
Above is a genomic segment from Phycisphaeraceae bacterium containing:
- the kdsB gene encoding 3-deoxy-manno-octulosonate cytidylyltransferase produces the protein MMRAVIIPARLGSTRFPAKVLASDTGKPLLAHVIESARRVPNVDVLAVATDNEQVADAAAIAGAQAIMTDTSHPNGTSRIAQACDLLGLPHDAIIINVQGDEPELEPEIPISAVDALTSSDAPMATVAVPITRDEDYTNPNVVKVVVGVSGNALYFSRASVPHHRDASSSGDVLGYRHIGVYVYRRSFLPTYVALKPTPLEQTESLEQLRVLEHGYNIAVGITDHDAPTGIDTPEQYHAFVRRVIGR
- the def gene encoding peptide deformylase, with protein sequence MIADPSTLLLRLFPDPCLRQKAVAVTEFDANLAAVADRMIEMMFEQRGIGLAAPQVGLGIRMFVAHVPEDPEDEDRLVSTDPPGATAKPVVFVNPQIEHMRVPVVPYEEGCLSLPEIRGDVLRPELIRVRAQDVSGEPFEMGAMGLLARCIQHETDHLDGVLIIDKFTQLSRLKNRSAIKSLKRAAGEW